The Plasmodium sp. gorilla clade G2 genome assembly, chromosome: 4 genome has a segment encoding these proteins:
- a CDS encoding transmembrane emp24 domain-containing protein, putative has translation MYHVTRSFVLFLILFIFLHVSGNFVLSNANTNNANKNGSQKKNNANNNNVNKSGEKKKTTKGKKGNANDNVNEFNFNFNDLLNEINNTTTKDNNNNNNNNNDNNNNNDNNNNSKNEIKENNFNEELYNKLEKNFQLNTEDDENNKGDINMNQYDEKKYNLNDDNNKMKPNANDYQYNENDADTDNEEDLTNIWNKNMQNFEPSTLLTFEIPSNSEEYLFEEVPEVNTYFRGVFYSNNETDDNIIEFLISDPDGQVIYKKEASEGIFYFYTKKVGIYTLTLKNSKWMGKKLTTVALGLGENPSLRSDHVKDFTNYIQRIVAETKKLKNEIKYLSSKHMRHIEKMKKITNKAFLYCFIKLFVLIFLSLFTIYYIKRLVSNKRVL, from the coding sequence atgtatcATGTTACTCGTTCATTTGTGTTATTTTTAATcctgttcatttttttgcACGTATCAGGAAATTTTGTTTTGTCAAATGCTAACACTAATAATGCAAACAAAAATGGATctcaaaaaaagaataacgcaaataataataatgtgaaCAAGTCAggtgaaaagaaaaaaacaactAAAGGAAAGAAAGGAAATGCAAATGATAATGTGAatgaatttaattttaattttaatgatcttttaaatgaaataaataatactacaactaaagataataataataataataacaataataatgataataataataataatgataataataataatagtaagaatgaaataaaggaaaataattttaatgaggaattatataataaattagaaaAGAATTTTCAACTGAATACtgaagatgatgaaaataataaaggagatataaatatgaatcaatatgatgaaaagaaatataatttaaatgatgataataataaaatgaaaccTAATGCAAACGATTAtcaatataatgaaaatgatgcTGATACAGATAATGAAGAAGATTTGACAAATATatggaataaaaatatgcagAATTTTGAACCATCAACTTTATTAACATTTGAAATTCCTTCCAATTCTgaagaatatttatttgaagAAGTACCAGAGgttaatacatattttagaGGTGTattttattcaaataatGAAACAGATGATAACATAAttgaatttttaatttctgaTCCAGATGGGCaagttatttataaaaaagaagctAGTGAAggtatcttttatttttatacaaaaaaagtTGGTATTTATACCTTGACATTAAAAAATAGTAAATGGATGGGTAAAAAATTAACTACTGTTGCTTTAGGGTTAGGAGAAAATCCTTCATTGAGATCTGATCATGTTAAAGATTttacaaattatatacaacGAATTGTTGCTGAAacaaagaaattaaaaaatgaaattaaatatttatcatcaAAACATATGAGACATattgaaaaaatgaaaaaaattaccaACAAAGCATTtctatattgttttattaaattattcgtattaatatttttgtcattatttactatatattacattaaaAGATTAGTCTCAAATAAAAGGGTACtataa
- a CDS encoding steroid dehydrogenase, putative: protein MIISLNSFSSGLTRPIFLVGLFVFLKNILYFFFWLFNYVKCKIALKNLKSYGDTVIITGCTDGIGKSLTYSLIKQNVNLLLISRNETELMNMKRDLLEKNKNYKGTIEYITFDYNANDFTKYKIIDDKIRSMDIGILINNVGVSYPHPLYFHEMEPELIEQLVNVNLLSSYYMTKLVLPNMIKKKKGLVLYTSSGITALKSCPLYTIYGSVKDAICSFANSLSVELKEYNIQVQCHVPLFIVTKLSKIKNPGLFVPTSDIYAKSAIQKMREGNVLSYKVICSPYLFHKLQIFIYNCFPKIIFDSITLALLKILRLKALKKLKKRE from the exons atgataatatcattaaataGTTTTTCTTCAGGTTTGACGAGACCTATTTTTCTTGTTggtttatttgtatttttaaagaatattttgtatttctttttttggcTATTTAATTAT gtAAAATGCAAAATCGCTTTGAAGAATTTGAAAAGTTATGGAGATACAGTTATTATAACTGGTTGTACAGATGGGATAGGAAAAAGTTTAACATATTCtctaataaaacaaaatgtaaatttattattgatTAGTAGGAACGAAACAGAATTGATGAATATGAAGAGAGATTTATtagagaaaaataaaaattataaaggaACTATTGAATATATTACTTTTGATTATAATGCTAATGATTTTACTAAGTACAAAATTATAGACGACAAAATAAGGTCTATGGACATAGGAATATTGATTAATAATGTGGGCGTATCTTATCCTCACCCACTg tATTTTCATGAAATGGAGCCTGAATTAATAGAACAGTTAGTCAATGTCAACTTGCTTTCTTCGTATTATATGACTAAACTGGTTTTACCAa atatgataaaaaagaagaagggTTTAGTTTTATATACATCTAGTGGAATAACCGCCTTGAAGTCGTGTCCCCTATATACAATTTATGGATCAGTTAAAGATGCCATTTGTTCTTTTGCCAATTCTTTAAGt GTTGAgctaaaagaatataatattcaaGTACAATGTCATGTTCCTCTCTTTATTGTTACAAAGTTGTCGAAGATAAAAAACCCAGGATTATTTGTTCCAACATCTGATATCTATGCTAAAAGCGCTATTCAAAAAATGAGAGAAGGAAATGTATTGTCCTACAAAGTTATTTGTTCACCTTATTTATTTCACAAGttacaaatttttatttataattgcTTTCCAAAAATAATCTTTGATAGTATTACTTTGGCACTTCTCAAAATTTTAAGATTAAAGgcattaaaaaaattgaagaaaagggaataa